One genomic segment of Peromyscus leucopus breed LL Stock chromosome 23, UCI_PerLeu_2.1, whole genome shotgun sequence includes these proteins:
- the Pebp1 gene encoding phosphatidylethanolamine-binding protein 1 → MGSRHSGLSACVLAVVAVAVAMPADISQWSGPLSLQEVDERPQHALRVAYAGVEVDELGKVLTPTQVKNRPSSISWDGLDPGKLYTLVLTDPDAPSRKDPKFREWHHFLVVNMKGNDISSGKVLSDYVGSGPPSGTGLHRYVWLVYEQDKPLNCDEPILSNRSGDHRGKFKVAAFRKKYHLGAPVAGTCYQAEWDDYVPKLYEQLSGK, encoded by the exons ATGGGTTCGCGGCACTCGGGACTCAGCGCGTGTGTCCTGGCCGTCGTCGCGGTCGCTGTCGCCATGCCTGCCGATATCAGCCAGTGGTCCGGGCCGCTGAGCCTGCAGGAGGTGGATGAGCGTCCCCAGCACGCTCTGCGGGTCGCTTACGCCGGGGTGGAGGTGGACGAGCTGGGCAAAGTGCTGACGCCCACCCAG gttaaGAATAGACCCAGCAGCATCTCATGGGATGGCCTTGACCCAGGGAAACTCTATACCCTGGTCCTCACAGACCCTGATGCTCCCAGCAGGAAGGACCCCAAATTCAG ggagtggcaccattttcTGGTGGTCAACATGAAAGGCAATGACATCAGCAGTGGCAAGGTCCTGTCCGATTATGTGGGCTCTGGACCTCCCAGTGGCACCG GCCTTCACCGCTATGTCTGGCTGGTGTACGAGCAGGACAAGCCGCTGAACTGTGATGAACCGATCCTCAGCAACAGGTCAGGAGACCACCGTGGCAAGTTCAAGGTGGCGGCCTTCCGCAAGAAGTACCACCTGGGAGCCCCGGTGGCGGGCACGTGTTACCAGGCCGAGTGGGACGACTACGTGCCTAAGCTGTATGAGCAGCTGTCCGGGAAGTAG